A single region of the Streptomyces virginiae genome encodes:
- a CDS encoding inorganic diphosphatase, with amino-acid sequence MEFDVTIEIPKGSRNKYEVDHETGRIRLDRRLFTSTSYPADYGFVENTLGEDGDPLDALVILDEPTFPGCLIKCRAIGMFRMTDEAGGDDKLLCVPASDPRVEHLRDIHHVSEFDRLEIQHFFEVYKDLEPGKSVEGANWVGRTEAEAEIEASYKRLEAQGGHH; translated from the coding sequence GTGGAGTTCGACGTCACCATCGAGATCCCCAAGGGTTCGCGGAACAAGTACGAGGTGGACCACGAGACCGGCCGGATCCGTCTGGACCGTCGCCTCTTCACCTCGACCAGCTACCCGGCCGACTACGGCTTCGTCGAGAACACCCTCGGCGAGGACGGCGACCCGCTGGACGCGCTGGTCATCCTTGACGAGCCGACCTTCCCGGGCTGCCTGATCAAGTGCCGCGCCATCGGCATGTTCCGCATGACGGACGAGGCGGGCGGCGACGACAAGCTGCTGTGCGTGCCGGCCTCGGACCCGCGTGTCGAGCACCTGCGCGACATCCACCACGTCTCCGAGTTCGACCGCCTGGAGATCCAGCACTTCTTCGAGGTCTACAAGGACCTGGAGCCGGGCAAGTCCGTCGAGGGCGCGAACTGGGTCGGTCGCACCGAGGCCGAGGCCGAGATCGAGGCCTCGTACAAGCGCCTGGAGGCGCAGGGCGGCCACCACTGA
- a CDS encoding VTT domain-containing protein — translation MYTLALGPQWLSPDYLISHFGLIGILVIVFAESGLFAFLPGDSLLFTAGLLVADGQYIKQPLWLVCTLIVAAAIIGDQVGYMIGKFFGPKLFNRPKSKLFKRENLDKAHEFMDKHGPKAIVLARFVPIIRTFAPMVAGAGTMKYRTFLTYNIIGGIGWGAGVTIAGYWLGQIEFIKTNVEPILVGIVLISVIPVVFEVLKARKESKANADAGAEAVADGSAPQAPGTRGRHAKR, via the coding sequence GTGTATACGCTTGCGCTCGGCCCACAGTGGCTGTCCCCGGACTACCTGATCTCGCACTTCGGTCTGATCGGCATCCTGGTCATCGTCTTCGCCGAGTCGGGACTCTTCGCCTTCCTTCCCGGCGACTCCCTGCTCTTCACGGCGGGTCTGCTGGTCGCGGACGGGCAGTACATCAAGCAGCCGCTGTGGCTGGTCTGCACCCTGATCGTGGCCGCCGCGATCATCGGTGACCAGGTCGGATACATGATCGGCAAGTTCTTCGGGCCGAAGCTCTTCAACCGCCCCAAGTCCAAGCTCTTCAAGCGGGAGAATCTGGACAAGGCGCACGAGTTCATGGACAAGCACGGCCCCAAGGCCATCGTGCTCGCCCGCTTCGTGCCGATCATCCGCACCTTCGCCCCGATGGTCGCGGGCGCCGGCACGATGAAGTACCGCACCTTCCTGACCTACAACATCATCGGCGGCATCGGCTGGGGTGCGGGCGTCACGATCGCCGGCTACTGGCTCGGACAGATCGAGTTCATCAAGACGAACGTCGAGCCGATCCTGGTGGGCATCGTCCTGATCTCGGTCATCCCGGTGGTCTTCGAGGTCCTGAAGGCCCGCAAGGAGAGCAAGGCGAACGCCGACGCAGGCGCCGAGGCCGTGGCCGACGGCTCCGCCCCGCAGGCCCCGGGCACGCGCGGCCGCCACGCCAAGCGCTGA
- a CDS encoding ABC transporter permease, with protein MSTAWVVSDSWTMTRRELAHWARRPVQMIVGLVFPVMMLLMFGFLIGGGRGIDGEYVEFLVPGMLALTMAFGLEATMTAVTQDLGKGVIDRFRAMPMSSAAVLVGRSAADMLQSAVGLVVLAGVGLLLGWRPHGSPAATLTAFTLLLLLRFAMLWIGIFLGMVAGRPELVQAVQILVWPVGFLSNAFATPEAMPGWLGTVVEWNPLSATATAVRDLFDNPAAAAPSWAADHAALLAVAWPILLLAIFFPLAVGRFRGMGK; from the coding sequence ATGAGCACGGCATGGGTGGTCTCGGACTCCTGGACGATGACCCGACGCGAGCTCGCGCACTGGGCCCGCAGGCCGGTCCAGATGATCGTCGGACTGGTCTTCCCGGTGATGATGCTGCTGATGTTCGGCTTCCTCATCGGCGGCGGACGCGGGATCGATGGCGAGTACGTGGAGTTCCTGGTGCCCGGGATGCTCGCGCTGACCATGGCCTTCGGCCTGGAGGCGACGATGACGGCCGTCACCCAGGACCTCGGCAAAGGGGTGATCGACCGGTTCCGCGCCATGCCGATGTCCTCGGCGGCGGTCCTGGTCGGCCGCAGCGCGGCGGACATGCTCCAGTCGGCGGTGGGCCTGGTCGTCCTCGCGGGCGTCGGACTGCTGCTGGGCTGGCGCCCGCACGGCTCGCCCGCGGCCACCCTGACGGCCTTCACCCTGCTCCTGCTGCTGCGCTTCGCGATGCTGTGGATCGGCATCTTCCTCGGGATGGTCGCGGGCCGCCCGGAGCTGGTGCAGGCGGTGCAGATCCTGGTGTGGCCGGTGGGCTTCCTCTCCAACGCCTTCGCCACACCGGAGGCGATGCCGGGTTGGCTCGGGACGGTGGTGGAATGGAATCCGCTCTCGGCGACGGCCACGGCCGTCCGCGACCTCTTCGACAACCCGGCCGCGGCTGCGCCGTCGTGGGCCGCCGACCACGCGGCGCTGCTCGCGGTGGCCTGGCCGATCCTGCTGCTGGCGATCTTCTTCCCGTTGGCGGTGGGCAGGTTCCGGGGCATGGGCAAGTAG
- a CDS encoding MerR family transcriptional regulator, which yields MSYSVGQVAAFAGVTVRTLHHYDEIGLLSPRGRSHAGHRRYDDADLDRLQRIRFYRELGFPLDEVAVLLDDPETDPQEHLRRQHALLTDRITRLQQMAKAVEHAMEAKKMGINLTPEEKFEVFGDEDPEQYAQEVEERWGATEAYTESQRRAASYTKDDWQRIQDEAADWGRRYVAAMEAGEPADGERAMDLAEEHRLHIHKWFYDCPYEMHTCLGEMYVADERFTAFYDAMKPGLAEHLRDAILANGVRKV from the coding sequence ATGAGCTACTCCGTGGGCCAGGTCGCCGCATTCGCCGGAGTGACGGTGCGCACCCTGCACCACTACGACGAGATCGGGCTGCTGTCCCCGAGGGGCCGCAGCCACGCCGGGCACCGGCGGTACGACGACGCCGACCTGGACCGGCTGCAGCGGATCCGGTTCTACCGGGAGCTCGGCTTCCCCCTCGACGAGGTCGCGGTCCTGCTGGACGACCCGGAGACGGATCCGCAGGAGCATCTGCGCCGGCAGCATGCCCTGCTGACCGACCGGATCACCCGGCTCCAGCAGATGGCCAAGGCCGTTGAGCACGCCATGGAGGCGAAGAAGATGGGCATCAACCTCACACCGGAGGAGAAGTTCGAGGTCTTCGGGGACGAGGACCCGGAGCAGTACGCACAGGAGGTCGAGGAGCGCTGGGGCGCTACCGAGGCGTACACCGAGTCGCAGCGCCGGGCGGCCTCGTACACGAAGGACGACTGGCAGCGGATCCAGGACGAGGCCGCCGACTGGGGTCGCCGCTACGTGGCGGCCATGGAGGCGGGGGAACCCGCGGACGGTGAACGCGCGATGGATCTCGCCGAGGAGCACCGCCTGCACATCCACAAGTGGTTCTACGACTGCCCGTACGAGATGCACACGTGCCTCGGCGAGATGTACGTGGCGGACGAGCGGTTCACGGCGTTCTACGACGCGATGAAGCCGGGTCTCGCCGAGCACCTGCGCGATGCGATCCTCGCGAACGGAGTCCGCAAGGTTTAA
- a CDS encoding PadR family transcriptional regulator, which produces MSAIRLLVLGAVRQHGRAHGYQVRNDLEYWGAHEWSNTKPGSIYHALKQMAKQGVLHAHEVAPSVAGGPPRTEYEVTDAGREEYFRLLREALAAYDQKTDVLSAAIGFMVDLPRAEVLALLRERMAKLALWRSSVTNHYTPEGGPEVLGHIGEIMHMWVHSADAEAEWTRGLVARIEGGAYSFAGEGGAPFVGVLADGQENPYAAHQDA; this is translated from the coding sequence ATGTCAGCGATCCGGCTTCTTGTCCTCGGTGCGGTCCGCCAGCACGGGCGCGCCCACGGGTACCAGGTACGCAACGACCTGGAGTACTGGGGCGCCCACGAGTGGTCGAACACCAAGCCCGGATCGATCTACCACGCGCTCAAGCAGATGGCCAAGCAAGGCGTCCTGCACGCCCACGAGGTGGCGCCGAGCGTGGCGGGCGGGCCCCCGCGCACCGAGTACGAGGTGACGGACGCGGGCCGCGAGGAGTACTTCCGGCTGCTGCGCGAGGCCCTCGCGGCGTACGACCAGAAGACGGACGTGCTGTCCGCGGCGATCGGCTTCATGGTCGACCTGCCGCGGGCGGAGGTGCTCGCGCTGCTCCGGGAGCGGATGGCGAAGCTGGCGCTGTGGCGGTCGTCGGTGACGAACCACTACACGCCGGAGGGTGGCCCGGAGGTGCTGGGCCACATCGGGGAGATCATGCACATGTGGGTCCACTCCGCGGATGCCGAGGCGGAGTGGACGCGCGGGCTGGTCGCCCGGATCGAGGGGGGCGCGTACTCCTTCGCGGGTGAGGGCGGGGCTCCGTTCGTGGGGGTCCTCGCGGACGGCCAGGAGAATCCGTACGCCGCGCACCAGGATGCGTAA
- a CDS encoding daunorubicin resistance protein DrrA family ABC transporter ATP-binding protein, whose product MAIFVEGVHKRYGDKPALAGLDLEVKPGTVHAVLGPNGAGKTTVVRVMSTLLRHDEGVVRVAGHDVRTQAPAVRARIGLLGQHAALDEDLAGRQNLEMFGRLHHLGARRAGLRADELLDRFGLADTGRKPVKQYSGGMRRRLDLAASLITDPEVLFLDEPTTGLDPRGRTEVWSAVRSLVGGGTTVLLTTQYLEEADQLADRITLIDAGRVAAEGTADELKALVGADRIVVVLRDAARLAEAARLLPDPTVDPDSLTLSFPVRDRMAGLTLTLRALEGAGIEALDLAVRRPTLDEVFLHLTDREEVAA is encoded by the coding sequence TTGGCGATCTTCGTCGAAGGTGTCCACAAGCGGTACGGCGACAAGCCCGCGCTGGCGGGGCTCGACCTGGAGGTGAAGCCCGGCACGGTGCACGCCGTCCTCGGCCCCAACGGAGCCGGAAAGACCACGGTGGTGCGCGTCATGAGCACCCTGCTGCGGCACGACGAGGGCGTGGTCCGGGTCGCCGGCCACGACGTACGCACCCAGGCTCCGGCCGTCCGCGCCCGGATCGGGCTGCTCGGCCAGCACGCGGCGCTCGACGAGGACCTGGCCGGACGGCAGAACCTGGAGATGTTCGGCCGCCTCCACCACCTCGGCGCACGACGGGCCGGGCTACGGGCCGACGAACTGCTGGACCGCTTCGGTCTCGCCGACACCGGTCGCAAGCCGGTGAAGCAGTACAGCGGCGGCATGCGCCGCCGGCTCGACCTCGCCGCGTCCCTGATCACCGACCCGGAGGTGCTCTTCCTGGACGAGCCGACCACCGGGCTCGACCCGCGCGGCCGCACCGAGGTGTGGAGCGCGGTGCGCTCCCTGGTGGGCGGCGGCACCACCGTCCTGCTGACCACGCAGTACCTGGAGGAGGCCGACCAGCTCGCCGACCGCATCACACTGATCGACGCGGGCCGGGTGGCCGCCGAGGGCACGGCCGACGAGCTGAAGGCCCTGGTCGGGGCGGACCGGATCGTCGTCGTCCTGCGGGACGCGGCGCGGTTGGCGGAGGCGGCGCGACTGCTGCCGGACCCGACCGTGGACCCGGACTCCCTGACCCTGAGCTTCCCGGTGCGGGACCGGATGGCGGGCCTGACCCTGACCCTGCGCGCGCTGGAGGGTGCCGGCATCGAGGCGCTCGACCTCGCGGTCCGCCGCCCCACGCTCGACGAGGTCTTCCTGCACCTGACCGACCGCGAGGAGGTGGCCGCATGA
- a CDS encoding threonine/serine ThrE exporter family protein — MAEADGAEDRKPQSDEAHSAFTPPPGMEPDVFEEDQPTSEFARPAGADPVEPEPEGSAFAAPATYRAAQSPPAYTPGQGFPVARMKESPWQDRMRTMLRMPVDVRPVPELVQRHSETGPAVGRVLDLTLRIGELLLAGGEGAEDVEAAMFAVARSYGLDRCEPTVTFTMLSITHHPSLVGDPVSASRTVRRRGTDYNRLAAVFRLVDDISAHEIDVTLEEAYRRLAEIRRNRHPYPGWMLTASAGLLAGAASTLVGGGVLVFFAAAIGAVLGDRLAWLCAGRGLPEFYQFVVAAMPPAALGVALNMTGIDVKASAVITGGLFALLPGRAVVAAVQDGLTGYYITASARLLEVMYLFIGIIMGVLVVLYVGLQFDASPRPEEVLQIQQRPLIQIAASMVLVFTFAILLQQERSTVLIVTLNGAVAWVTFGALHYAGGIPPVPSTAIAAGLVGLFGQLFSRYRFASALPYVTAAIGPLLPGSAVYYGLLLIAENRLNEGLGSLVNAAAIALAIAIGVNLGSEASRLFMRIPGATSAAKRRAAKRTRGF; from the coding sequence GTGGCGGAGGCCGACGGGGCAGAGGACAGGAAGCCCCAGTCCGACGAGGCGCACAGCGCCTTCACGCCGCCGCCCGGCATGGAGCCGGACGTCTTCGAGGAGGACCAGCCCACCTCGGAATTCGCCCGTCCGGCGGGCGCCGATCCGGTGGAGCCCGAGCCCGAGGGATCGGCCTTCGCCGCCCCGGCCACCTACCGGGCCGCGCAGTCCCCGCCCGCCTACACCCCCGGCCAGGGCTTCCCCGTCGCGCGGATGAAGGAATCCCCCTGGCAGGACCGCATGCGCACGATGCTGCGCATGCCGGTCGACGTGCGGCCCGTACCGGAGCTCGTGCAGCGCCACAGCGAGACCGGGCCCGCCGTGGGCCGCGTCCTCGACCTGACCCTGCGCATCGGCGAGCTGCTGCTCGCGGGCGGTGAGGGCGCCGAGGACGTCGAGGCCGCGATGTTCGCGGTGGCCCGCTCGTACGGGCTGGACCGCTGCGAGCCGACCGTCACCTTCACCATGCTGTCGATCACCCACCACCCCTCGCTGGTGGGCGACCCGGTCTCGGCCAGCCGGACCGTGCGCCGCCGCGGCACCGACTACAACCGGCTCGCGGCCGTGTTCCGGCTCGTGGACGACATCAGCGCCCACGAGATCGACGTGACGCTGGAGGAGGCCTACCGGCGGCTCGCCGAGATCCGCCGCAACCGGCACCCCTACCCCGGCTGGATGCTCACGGCCTCCGCCGGACTGCTCGCCGGGGCCGCCTCCACGCTCGTCGGCGGTGGGGTCCTCGTGTTCTTCGCCGCCGCGATCGGCGCGGTCCTCGGTGACCGCCTGGCCTGGCTGTGCGCCGGGCGCGGGCTGCCCGAGTTCTACCAGTTCGTGGTCGCCGCGATGCCGCCGGCCGCCCTCGGGGTCGCGCTCAACATGACGGGCATCGACGTCAAGGCCTCCGCCGTGATCACCGGTGGGCTGTTCGCGCTGCTGCCGGGACGGGCCGTGGTCGCGGCCGTGCAGGACGGCCTGACCGGCTACTACATCACCGCGTCGGCCCGACTGCTGGAGGTCATGTACCTCTTCATCGGCATCATCATGGGCGTGCTGGTGGTCCTCTACGTGGGCCTGCAGTTCGACGCCTCGCCGCGGCCGGAGGAGGTCCTGCAGATCCAGCAGCGGCCGCTGATCCAGATCGCCGCCTCGATGGTGCTGGTGTTCACCTTCGCGATCCTGCTCCAGCAGGAACGCTCCACCGTCCTGATCGTGACGCTGAACGGCGCGGTCGCCTGGGTCACCTTCGGGGCCCTGCACTACGCGGGGGGCATCCCGCCCGTCCCGTCCACGGCCATCGCGGCCGGGCTGGTGGGCCTCTTCGGGCAGCTCTTCTCCCGCTACCGCTTCGCCTCCGCCCTGCCGTACGTGACGGCCGCCATCGGCCCGCTGTTGCCCGGCTCGGCGGTGTACTACGGCCTGCTGCTGATCGCCGAGAACCGGCTGAACGAGGGCCTGGGCTCCCTGGTGAACGCCGCGGCCATCGCGCTGGCCATCGCGATCGGGGTCAACCTCGGGTCGGAGGCCTCGCGGCTGTTCATGCGCATCCCGGGGGCCACGAGCGCCGCCAAGCGCCGCGCGGCGAAGCGGACCCGAGGCTTCTGA
- a CDS encoding DinB family protein, translating into MAQISPEVLGDERGTLLAFVEAQRTAIRESLLGLSEEQAASRPSVSELTLSGLIKHVAEVELNWLRLAQQAPNERQRTEETWGEAFRLVEGESIPSVLAFWDEVAEQTAAFVAALPSLDETFPLPPAPWFPKDAKVSMRWMLLHLVEEFARHAGHADIVRESLDGTKAMG; encoded by the coding sequence ATGGCTCAGATCTCCCCCGAAGTCCTCGGCGACGAGCGCGGCACTCTCCTCGCCTTCGTCGAAGCCCAGCGCACGGCGATCCGTGAATCGCTCCTCGGGCTCAGCGAGGAGCAGGCCGCGAGCCGCCCCAGCGTCAGCGAGCTCACCCTGTCCGGTCTGATCAAGCACGTGGCCGAGGTCGAGCTGAACTGGCTTCGGCTGGCCCAGCAGGCGCCGAACGAGCGGCAGCGCACCGAGGAGACCTGGGGCGAGGCCTTCCGCCTGGTCGAGGGCGAGTCGATCCCGTCGGTGCTCGCCTTCTGGGACGAGGTCGCGGAGCAGACGGCGGCCTTCGTCGCCGCCCTCCCGAGCCTGGACGAGACCTTCCCGCTGCCGCCGGCGCCCTGGTTCCCCAAGGACGCCAAGGTCTCGATGCGCTGGATGCTCCTGCACCTGGTGGAGGAGTTCGCCCGGCACGCGGGCCACGCGGACATCGTCCGTGAATCCCTCGACGGCACCAAGGCGATGGGCTAG